A genomic stretch from Larimichthys crocea isolate SSNF chromosome XXII, L_crocea_2.0, whole genome shotgun sequence includes:
- the LOC113744373 gene encoding olfactory receptor 2K2-like, whose protein sequence is MITPLKQPIVFELEGFHVPPGYSSFLFFLALLNYMLTLLGNGVVACIIVIDKNLHRPMFVLICHLVACDLIGATAVLPRLMVHFLTGQKKIAYLTAIAQGFCVHMYGVAVQTILGAMAYDRYIAVCQPLRYPVIMTSARLHSCCALAWIIAVLCISLLFSFHMNVPLCGNTIQHVYCSNRGILNLACGPTPLSNIYGLSMTWCVSTSIFLIIAFSYFRILHASVKQGRGDSVIRSKAFQTCASHLVVYVLYEIAAMIIIVTFRFPSVSQNIKKFSSILFIIIPPAINPIIYGLVSKELRASIVKHFSIQVCHKK, encoded by the exons ATGATAACACCTCTCAAACAGCCTATAGTGTTCGAACTGGAGGGCTTCCATGTACCGCCAGGCTACAGCTCTTTCCTGTTCTTCCTGGCTCTGCTGAACTACATGCTGACACTCCTGGGGAATGGCGTGGTGGCGTGCATCATTGTGATAGACAAGAACCTACACAGAcccatgtttgtgttaatttgtcacCTGGTTGCCTGTGATCTGATAGGAGCCACTGCGGTGCTGCCTCGCCTCATGGTGCACTTCTTGACGGGGCAGAAAAAGATAGCCTACCTCACAGCTATCGCTCAAGGCttctgtgtgcacatgtacgGCGTTGCAGTGCAAACTATACTGGGTGCAATGGCCTATGACAG GTACATTGCTGTCTGTCAACCACTCAGATATCCTGTCATTATGACCTCGGCTCGCCTGCACTCCTGCTGTGCCCTGGCCTGGATCATTGCTGTGCTGTGCATTAGTTTGCTTTTCAGCTTCCACATGAATGTCCCACTGTGTGGAAATACCATCCAACACGTATACTGTAGCAACCGTGGCATCCTGAACTTGGCCTGCGGTCCCACCCCCTTAAGTAATATCTATG GTCTGTCCATGACTTGGTGTGTGAGTACAAGCATCTTCCTGATAATTGCTTTTTCGTACTTCAGGATCCTGCATGCTTCAGTAAAACAAGGCAGAGGTGACAGCGTCATCCGCAGCAAGGCCTTTCAGACATGCGCATCGCACCTTGTCGTGTATGTGCTTTATGAAATAGCTGCAATGATCATAATTGTGACTTTTAGGTTTCCCTCGGTCTCCCAAAATATTAAGAAGTTTTCTAGCATCCTGTTTATCATCATTCCACCAGCCATCAATCCCATTATTTACGGACTGGTCAGTAAAGAGCTACGTGCTAGCATTGTCAAGCATTTTAGCATACAAGTCTGtcacaaaaaatga